Proteins encoded in a region of the Leishmania major strain Friedlin complete genome, chromosome 14 genome:
- a CDS encoding putative ubiquitin/ribosomal protein S27a yields the protein MQIFIKDAAGRSVAVRVSAEDTVGFLKAQANVTQGNLFFAGMCLAEEETLAAYGLSKESTVDVVIPVEGGKGKKKKKRIFTKPKKPTHRHKLEKMRALKYFKVTENDDGSYKVERTRQDCPHPQCGAGVYMAQHKDRQYCGKCHLTYKAESK from the coding sequence ATGCAAATCTTCATcaaggacgccgccggccgctcggtggctgtgcgcgtgtccgcCGAGGACACCGTCGGCTTCCTCAAGGCTCAGGCCAACGTGACGCAGGGAAACCTCTTCTTCGCGGGCATGTGcctcgccgaggaggagacgctCGCCGCTTACGGTCTGTCCAAGGAGTCCACCGTTGACGTTGTCATCCCGGTGGAGGGTGGTAagggcaagaagaagaagaagcgtATCTTCACGAAGCCGAAGAAGCCGACGCACCGCCACAAGCTGGAGAAGATGCGCGCGCTCAAGTACTTCAAGGTGACAGAGAACGACGACGGCTCCTACAAGGtggagcgcacgcgccagGACTGCCCGCACCCCcagtgcggcgccggcgtgtaCATGGCCCAGCACAAGGACCGTCAGTACTGCGGCAAGTGCCACCTGACCTACAAGGCGGAGAGCAAGTAG
- a CDS encoding putative protein kinase, with translation MALPPATLQSPAVPDGQQHLGCSGGSGHLSVAALDQSRTPLYSAERRASLCDESGALAAVSLSADASRPTAANFVKGELIGKGSYGAVYRGMQRSNNRIIAMKEIRLPGVVEQQLRQSEKLAATAASPAGVSSPVLPASNSVKGESALAKEVAAIKRELTLLKQLNHPNIVRYLNDEVVDGTLRIYMDYVSGGSVTAALKSYGSFEEPQAAALCFQLLQGLVYMHRRGIIHRDLKGDNLLLETSSQLKIADLGTAKSIFSSATMTTSIVGTAYFMAPEVLQPSGAAVGTAADIWSVGCCLIEMMTGKPPLSDLPNQFTVMMAIGGSATVPLDKYIPADNTWSDEVLDFISQCLRANPAQRPTAVDLLQHSWFAKFLNVMHAPSMSTPATLDSMLTPTAPPIERPFTLSPQRQMVSPICSPNLTAALTPGYAGPQYSSGQPESSASSHTSRERKGKRDKRVSARRHARYSTSGATSATSRRSQESSQASTPQYSSGTRTRDGSAQSASLPRSHSHPGRQQGPSSKRRAHAHIVGHGLPRDDSRQSFSSEQAMPQHTCTPGSGGAGDGSGENKTKTAFLPAITHNGSVAPSPCGYSLDVSRCSRSLKNSGSSREPTKACLYTTDTENKS, from the coding sequence ATGGCGTTGCCGCCTGCGACTCTGCAGAGCCCGGCGGTCCCGGACGGCCAACAGCACTTGggttgcagcggcggcagcggccatctgagcgtcgccgccctgGACCAGTCGCGAACGCCGCTGTACTCTGCTGAGCGACGGGCAAGCTTATGCGACGAGAGCGGTGCACTCGCTGCTGTCTCCTTGTCCGCCGACGCGTCGCGACCGACGGCGGCAAACTTTGTGAAGGGCGAACTCATTGGGAAAGGCAGCTACGGCGCTGTCTACCGGGGgatgcagcgcagcaacaacagaATTATAGCAATGAAAGAGATTCGGCTGCCTGGCGTAgtagagcagcagctgcggcagtcTGAAAAGCTAGCGGCTACGGCGGCGTCACCTGCGGGTGTGTCGTCTCCGGTGCTCCCGGCGTCGAATTCGGTCAAGGGAGAGAGTGCATTGGcgaaggaggtggcggctATCAAACGTGAGCTGACGCTTCTCAAGCAGCTGAACCACCCCAACATTGTCCGCTACCTGAACGACGAGGTTGTCGACGGCACGCTGCGCATATACATGGACTACGTctcgggcggcagcgtcacggCTGCGCTCAAGTCGTATGGCAGCTTCGAGGAGCCGCAGGCAGCCGCGCTGTGTtttcagctgctgcagggacTCGTCTAcatgcaccgccgcggcatcaTCCACCGTGATTTGAAAGGTGACAACTTGCTTTTGGAGACGTCGAGTCAGCTCAAAATTGCGGACCTGGGCACCGCCAAGAGCATCTTCTCGtcggcgacgatgacgacaaGTATCGTCGGAACGGCGTACTTTATGGCTCCGGAGGTACTGCAGccgagcggcgccgcggttGGGACGGCGGCGGATATCTGGTCCGTTGGCTGCTGCTTGATAGAGATGATGACGGGCAAGCCACCGCTTTCTGACTTGCCGAATCAGTTCACGGTGATGATGGCGATTGGTGGCTCGGCCACGGTGCCGCTCGACAAGTACATTCCAGCTGACAACACGTGGTCCGATGAGGTGCTGGACTTTATATCGCAATGCCTGCGCGCAAACCCGGCACAGAGGCCCACGGCGGTggacctgctgcagcacagctGGTTCGCAAAGTTTCTGAACGTGATGCACGCGCCGTCGatgtcgacgccggcgacgttGGACTCCATGCTGACCCCCACGGCCCCGCCTATTGAGCGCCCTTTCACCTTGTCACCGCAGCGGCAAATGGTGTCCCCGATATGCTCGCCTAACTTGACTGCGGCGCTCACGCCAGGCTACGCCGGGCCACAGTATAGCTCTGGCCAACCGGAAAGCAGTGCCAGCAGCCACACCAGCAGGGAGCGCAAAGGAAAGCGGGACAAGCGGGTctcggcgcggcgccacgcaCGCTACTCGACCAGCGGCGCCACGAGCGCGACATCGCGCCGCTCACAAGAGAGTTCGCAGGCGAGCACGCCGCAgtacagcagcggcactcgTACGCGCGACGGATCAGCGCAGAGCGCTTCCTTGCCGCGGTCGCACAGCCATCCGGGGAGGCAGCAGGGCCCTAGCTCGAAGCGCAGGGCCCACGCGCACATTGTGGGCCACGGGCTCCCCAGGGACGACTCTCGGCAAAGCTTCAGCAGCGAGCAGGCGATGCCGCAGCACACGTGCACCCccggtagcggcggcgccggcgacggcagcggggAAAACAAAACCAAAACTGCGTTCCTCCCCGCCATCACGCACAACGGAAGCGTagcaccgtcgccgtgcgGCTACTCCCTCGACGTATCGCGTTGCAGCCGATCGCTGAAGAACAGCGGCAGTTCGCGAGAGCCGACGAAGGCTTGCTTGTACACCACCGATACGGAGAACAAGAGTTGA